One window of the Labilibaculum sp. genome contains the following:
- a CDS encoding SusC/RagA family TonB-linked outer membrane protein: MKKKLTHLIPNWDRAKTRQWLMRLTVLKMILLMSLLTTYARVNSQMIISNLKLEEVELSDALERIEELTDYDFVFSYNDVKGYLVSVDLESSTLEECLHEVLKGLPFEYTTKEDLVIVSYKKANPKPIQKEKKQINGKVTDERGVSLPGVSVVVKGTTYGISTDIDGNYSLEFSGNNGVLVFSFVGMQTREIFVNDQSVINAVLIENQSQLGEVVVTGYQTISRERSAGSFEIVNGESLQEKAKVRGSVLDGLEGLAAGLSVNMSSEGDKYLIRGTNSINSNRSPLFVVDGVSVPLDMVEGMLNANDIKSVSLLKDATAASIWGSRAANGVVVITTKNGVRNEKLKISYNGSYSFKGMPDYSYMDQMDSKMFIRTAAEIFNPETYTSDIVNNSTYGGNIYFPNIYPHELPLYRYYNSEISLAERDAALEKLASRNGRKEYEKNFMSNSYLTNQSVSFSGGNNNHDFYVSLGYQGEQGSLKNKTDEFKVNIRENINVAKWMKLDLTLNTSYSKDDSHLFSETWDQSTNYLTNLPYAAFHDTEGNPLSFSRYIMNENIQDQAEALSGQNLDYFPIDDYNKSTNEATGRNLRASVGVTIDLFKGLKYEGRFQYYSSDSNSEQYYPSETFGVRLERAYGTAMDGTVYLPRGGHFTMQDGYTDSYTIRNQFSYDNMLGEKHQITALLGSEISQNKIGSHTSFQRGYDKQTMQGIFYNDYVLNVDGVENPVLDQIPGQGINSFEPNTNTQAEVLLRYTSFYSNAAYTYNDKYSLNASIRVDQSNLFGSDPSLNFKPIWSLGTAWNMAKEDFMKNINSVNNLNVRLSYGFSGNSPDPGLGGPFNIIAAQTDPAYSEFGLGYQVSTPSNDKLTWEKTRTWNFGLDFSMFKNRFSGTIDVYDKKTTDLLAYNPINPTIGYTSVLSNVGTLTNKGFEVSLRNQNIASADFSWETNLVLSYNKNKLSKMYVEPPSSPYNKIDQTYSEGNPIGALFAYRWAGLDGQNGSPAVYNSQGDIVSSVEDIDTESAVPYQGTTVAPWYGSLSNLFQYKNFELSFMFIYNLGNKMRNDVNNQFTYRLTESVHKDFDKRWRKPGDELITNVPAYYDQNNADINETDIGYLYRYADINILDASYIKLRDLSLSYNFPQKVCHSIRAERIKFGVQVTNLLTIAFNGEGIDPEAFYLSSGARSERFGPSFSANLSIDF; the protein is encoded by the coding sequence ATGAAAAAAAAACTAACCCACCTTATTCCTAATTGGGATAGGGCAAAAACCCGACAGTGGCTTATGAGACTTACTGTATTAAAAATGATTTTGCTGATGAGTTTACTAACGACCTACGCGCGTGTAAATTCTCAGATGATCATTTCGAATTTAAAATTGGAAGAGGTAGAACTTTCCGATGCTTTGGAGAGAATTGAAGAATTGACAGATTATGATTTTGTTTTCTCGTACAATGATGTAAAAGGATATTTGGTTTCTGTTGATTTGGAATCAAGTACACTTGAAGAGTGTTTACATGAAGTATTAAAAGGATTGCCTTTTGAGTATACTACAAAAGAAGATTTGGTGATTGTTTCTTACAAAAAGGCAAATCCAAAACCAATTCAAAAAGAAAAAAAGCAAATTAATGGCAAAGTAACCGATGAAAGAGGAGTGTCGCTGCCGGGAGTTTCGGTAGTAGTTAAAGGAACCACTTATGGCATTTCTACTGATATTGATGGAAATTATTCTTTGGAGTTTTCCGGGAACAATGGAGTTTTAGTGTTTTCTTTTGTTGGAATGCAGACCCGGGAAATTTTTGTGAATGATCAATCGGTTATTAATGCTGTTTTAATTGAGAATCAAAGCCAGTTAGGAGAAGTGGTTGTGACAGGTTATCAAACAATTTCAAGGGAACGCAGTGCAGGATCTTTCGAAATAGTGAATGGGGAAAGTCTGCAGGAAAAAGCTAAGGTGAGAGGAAGTGTGCTGGATGGTTTAGAAGGATTGGCTGCCGGATTGAGTGTTAATATGAGCTCTGAAGGCGATAAATACCTAATTCGCGGTACGAACTCAATTAACTCAAATCGAAGCCCGCTTTTTGTTGTCGATGGAGTGTCGGTTCCTTTGGATATGGTTGAGGGGATGCTTAATGCGAATGACATTAAGAGTGTGTCTCTTTTAAAAGACGCTACAGCAGCATCTATATGGGGTTCACGAGCGGCTAATGGCGTTGTTGTTATTACAACAAAAAATGGTGTCAGAAATGAAAAACTAAAGATTTCTTATAACGGATCTTATTCATTTAAAGGAATGCCTGATTATTCGTATATGGATCAGATGGACAGCAAGATGTTTATTCGAACAGCTGCAGAAATATTTAATCCTGAAACCTATACTTCTGACATAGTTAATAATTCAACCTATGGAGGAAATATTTATTTCCCAAATATTTATCCTCACGAATTGCCGTTGTATCGGTATTACAATAGTGAAATTTCTCTTGCCGAGCGCGATGCAGCATTGGAAAAATTAGCATCTCGGAATGGACGTAAGGAATATGAGAAAAACTTTATGAGTAATTCATATCTGACCAATCAATCCGTTTCTTTTTCCGGAGGAAATAATAATCATGATTTTTATGTGTCGCTTGGTTATCAGGGAGAGCAAGGAAGTTTGAAAAATAAGACGGATGAATTCAAGGTGAATATTAGGGAAAATATAAATGTTGCTAAATGGATGAAGTTGGATCTGACACTTAACACTTCTTATTCGAAAGATGATTCCCATCTTTTCTCAGAAACCTGGGATCAATCAACAAATTATTTAACCAACCTGCCCTATGCTGCTTTTCATGATACAGAAGGAAACCCACTTTCTTTTAGTCGCTATATTATGAATGAGAATATACAGGATCAAGCAGAGGCATTATCCGGGCAAAATCTTGATTATTTTCCTATTGATGATTATAATAAAAGTACCAATGAGGCGACTGGTCGTAATCTTCGGGCCAGTGTAGGTGTTACAATTGATTTATTTAAGGGATTAAAGTATGAAGGACGCTTTCAGTACTATTCCTCAGACAGTAATAGTGAACAGTATTATCCTTCAGAAACCTTTGGTGTGCGTTTGGAACGAGCTTATGGAACTGCAATGGATGGAACCGTTTACCTTCCGAGAGGCGGCCATTTTACAATGCAGGATGGATATACCGATTCTTACACCATAAGAAATCAGTTTAGTTATGACAATATGCTTGGTGAAAAACATCAAATTACAGCATTGTTAGGCAGCGAAATAAGTCAAAACAAAATAGGATCGCACACCTCTTTTCAGAGAGGATACGATAAACAGACAATGCAGGGGATATTTTACAATGACTATGTGCTCAATGTTGATGGCGTAGAAAATCCTGTTTTGGATCAAATACCGGGACAAGGTATCAACAGTTTTGAACCAAATACAAATACACAGGCTGAGGTTTTGTTGCGTTACACTTCATTTTATTCAAATGCAGCTTACACGTACAATGATAAATATTCATTGAATGCAAGTATTCGGGTAGACCAGTCAAACTTATTTGGAAGTGACCCCAGCCTAAATTTTAAGCCTATTTGGTCTTTGGGTACAGCATGGAACATGGCTAAAGAGGATTTTATGAAGAATATAAATTCTGTAAATAACCTTAACGTGCGGTTAAGCTATGGTTTTTCGGGAAATTCACCGGATCCGGGATTAGGAGGTCCGTTTAATATTATTGCAGCTCAAACCGATCCTGCTTATAGCGAATTTGGTTTGGGATATCAGGTTTCTACACCATCAAATGATAAATTAACCTGGGAAAAAACCAGAACCTGGAATTTTGGCCTGGATTTTTCGATGTTTAAAAATCGATTTAGTGGGACGATTGATGTTTATGACAAGAAGACAACAGATTTGCTGGCTTATAATCCCATCAATCCAACAATAGGGTATACTTCAGTCCTTTCCAATGTTGGAACGCTTACCAATAAAGGGTTTGAAGTTTCCTTACGCAACCAGAATATAGCATCTGCAGATTTTAGCTGGGAAACTAATCTTGTGCTATCATATAATAAAAATAAGCTTTCCAAAATGTATGTAGAGCCACCTAGTTCGCCGTACAATAAGATTGATCAAACCTATTCGGAAGGAAATCCTATTGGGGCTTTGTTTGCTTATCGGTGGGCAGGTTTGGATGGACAAAACGGATCTCCAGCTGTTTATAACTCGCAAGGAGATATCGTAAGTTCTGTAGAGGATATTGATACTGAATCAGCAGTTCCGTATCAGGGGACAACGGTAGCTCCCTGGTATGGATCATTGAGCAATTTATTTCAGTATAAAAATTTCGAACTTTCTTTTATGTTTATATATAACTTAGGCAATAAAATGCGAAATGATGTAAATAACCAATTTACATATCGTTTGACCGAAAGTGTTCATAAAGATTTTGACAAAAGGTGGCGCAAACCAGGTGATGAACTGATAACTAATGTTCCGGCTTATTATGATCAGAATAATGCTGATATTAATGAAACAGATATAGGATATTTGTATAGGTACGCCGACATTAATATCCTTGATGCTTCCTATATAAAATTAAGAGATCTTTCTCTAAGTTATAATTTTCCTCAAAAAGTTTGTCATTCGATAAGAGCAGAGAGAATTAAATTCGGGGTTCAGGTAACTAATCTCCTAACTATTGCCTTTAATGGGGAAGGAATCGATCCGGAAGCATTTTATCTTAGTTCAGGCGCGAGGTCGGAACGTTTTGGTCCAAGCTTTTCGGCAAATTTATCCATTGATTTTTAA
- a CDS encoding FecR domain-containing protein translates to MKKSYNHDQLEEVFQVLKNPQKYGANFFQKYESSQQMLDLYKELRQYKESGQKLEQIDAPNIGLEWQKLTYKLKEQQRRKRGWMIAASVAVLLSCAFIFQFDRIVNQMDQDGNQLVQIEKGNSKALLITSGGNEYRLDEGINRIISEKEGVQIHADSNHVVQYTGIAGESDESLADLFNTLKVPRLGEYQLVLSDGTKVWLNSESELRYPVKFTGETREVELLGEAYFAVEKNPDKPFLVKTKSTTTRVLGTEFNVSAYPNEELNITLVEGSIELKSKQTSGKQRLIPGDNANLKIGGDQIHVSQVDVRKYTAWREGYFYFEKERLEDILTKLERWYDFKVFYQNPAVKDYIFRMRADRNEDFAEIISRLEQTRRISMQLKGNVIVVSDVNR, encoded by the coding sequence ATGAAAAAATCATATAATCATGATCAATTGGAGGAGGTTTTTCAAGTACTGAAAAATCCTCAAAAATATGGGGCTAATTTTTTTCAAAAATACGAGAGCAGCCAGCAAATGCTCGATTTGTACAAAGAGTTGCGGCAATACAAAGAATCTGGTCAGAAGTTAGAGCAGATTGATGCTCCAAACATTGGCTTGGAGTGGCAAAAGCTAACTTACAAATTGAAAGAGCAGCAAAGAAGAAAGAGAGGCTGGATGATAGCAGCAAGTGTTGCTGTCTTATTATCCTGTGCATTCATTTTTCAATTTGACAGAATTGTCAACCAAATGGATCAGGATGGAAATCAGCTTGTACAAATAGAAAAAGGAAACAGCAAAGCTTTATTAATTACGTCCGGTGGGAATGAGTATCGTTTAGATGAGGGCATCAATAGAATCATCTCCGAAAAGGAAGGAGTGCAAATTCATGCCGATTCAAACCATGTTGTTCAGTATACCGGTATCGCAGGAGAGAGTGACGAAAGCTTGGCTGATCTGTTCAATACATTGAAAGTACCGCGTTTGGGAGAATATCAACTGGTTTTATCTGATGGAACAAAGGTTTGGCTAAATTCAGAATCAGAACTTCGTTATCCTGTGAAGTTTACCGGAGAAACAAGAGAAGTGGAATTGCTTGGGGAAGCATACTTTGCTGTTGAAAAAAATCCCGACAAACCTTTTTTAGTAAAAACAAAGAGTACAACTACGCGTGTTTTGGGGACAGAGTTCAATGTGAGTGCTTACCCCAACGAAGAGCTAAATATCACTTTAGTGGAAGGTAGTATTGAGTTAAAATCAAAACAAACCTCAGGTAAGCAACGATTGATACCAGGCGATAATGCCAACTTGAAAATTGGAGGAGATCAAATTCATGTTTCACAAGTTGATGTGAGAAAATATACTGCATGGAGAGAGGGGTATTTCTATTTTGAAAAAGAACGCTTGGAAGATATTCTAACAAAGTTGGAACGTTGGTACGATTTTAAAGTTTTTTATCAAAATCCGGCGGTAAAAGATTACATTTTTAGAATGAGGGCTGACCGGAACGAGGATTTTGCAGAGATTATCAGCAGGTTGGAGCAGACCCGCAGGATAAGCATGCAATTGAAAGGAAATGTAATCGTTGTTTCCGATGTTAATAGATAA
- a CDS encoding RNA polymerase sigma-70 factor — protein MTKLLINKTILEELFKEYYNSLYYHAQSFLNDSEVAKDIVNDCFEEVWNKRSQLDISYSLKSFLYSMVRNRSLNYLKRQEVEKKYINRTLHSSGYGEDEYQDYDSVLVEIRKAIEELPPQGRSVFKKCFIENLSYKETAEELNISVNTVKTHVTNSLKKLRRDLDRDLLLFFLHVSKKK, from the coding sequence TTGACTAAGCTACTCATAAATAAAACCATTCTAGAAGAGCTGTTTAAGGAGTACTATAACAGTTTGTATTATCATGCCCAAAGTTTTTTAAACGATTCCGAAGTTGCGAAAGATATCGTGAACGATTGTTTTGAGGAAGTTTGGAACAAGCGCAGTCAATTGGATATTTCCTATTCCTTAAAATCATTCCTATATAGCATGGTCAGGAACAGATCTTTAAATTACCTGAAACGACAAGAAGTGGAGAAAAAATACATCAACAGAACCTTACACAGTTCCGGATATGGTGAAGACGAATATCAGGATTATGATTCAGTATTGGTCGAAATCAGGAAAGCCATTGAAGAATTGCCGCCGCAAGGACGAAGCGTATTTAAAAAATGCTTTATCGAAAATTTAAGCTATAAGGAAACTGCCGAAGAATTAAATATCTCTGTGAACACAGTAAAAACACATGTAACCAATTCCCTAAAAAAATTGCGTCGCGATCTGGACCGTGATTTATTGTTGTTTTTTCTTCATGTTTCGAAGAAAAAATAA
- a CDS encoding TlpA disulfide reductase family protein, which yields MKNLFVLLSVFVIGCSGVDRAPEEFVITGKFPNNVPIEVMLTYTDDQNNPIKEKYLSTNGEFSFKGKTLASSANLFVYPYISEFEPTQPEYWKLFNKVVAENKYLTQSRTFFLEAGNFEFTGDSDLISAKLKTKSENQELFNTYIKEYEKNHQRYFNSLETKELYDSIPTKKINIDSLNRALLEHKKQFIDFPYEFAQKYPNSKISLVALKAGDVSIGIEKLATALDVLSKDLQSTAVVAALKNVITVAQRNDIGKTAIDFSLQDINGQRKNLRSYRGKYVLVDFWASWCGPCRAENPNVLKAYNKFKGENFDIISISLDRKKEAWLKAVKKDKLPWLNLLDEPSAEKSMGSAYGILGIPSNVLIDPNGIIVAKDLRGEELHEKLSVILKK from the coding sequence ATGAAAAATTTATTTGTGTTACTTAGTGTATTCGTAATAGGTTGCTCCGGTGTGGATCGTGCTCCTGAAGAATTTGTAATTACAGGGAAATTCCCTAACAATGTCCCAATTGAAGTCATGCTTACCTATACTGATGATCAAAATAATCCAATCAAAGAAAAATACCTGTCTACTAATGGTGAATTTAGCTTTAAGGGAAAGACTTTAGCATCTAGTGCGAATCTATTTGTTTACCCGTATATTTCTGAATTTGAACCAACTCAACCAGAGTACTGGAAACTTTTCAATAAAGTGGTCGCAGAAAATAAATATTTGACACAGAGCAGAACCTTCTTTTTGGAGGCGGGAAATTTTGAATTTACAGGGGATTCTGATTTAATTTCTGCTAAATTAAAAACCAAGAGTGAGAATCAAGAACTTTTTAACACCTACATAAAGGAATATGAAAAAAATCACCAAAGATACTTTAACTCCCTTGAAACAAAAGAACTGTACGATAGTATTCCAACTAAAAAAATAAACATTGATTCGCTAAACAGAGCACTTTTAGAACACAAAAAGCAATTCATTGATTTTCCTTATGAATTTGCCCAAAAGTATCCTAATAGTAAAATTTCTTTAGTTGCTCTAAAAGCGGGTGATGTGAGCATTGGTATTGAAAAACTTGCCACAGCCTTGGATGTTCTGTCAAAAGATTTACAATCAACTGCTGTAGTTGCAGCACTAAAAAATGTAATTACTGTAGCGCAAAGAAATGACATAGGTAAGACGGCCATTGATTTTTCGCTTCAAGATATCAACGGTCAAAGAAAAAACTTACGCTCTTATAGAGGAAAATATGTATTGGTTGATTTCTGGGCCTCATGGTGTGGCCCGTGTAGAGCGGAAAACCCGAATGTTCTTAAGGCCTATAATAAATTCAAAGGCGAAAATTTTGATATTATATCAATCTCTCTTGATCGTAAAAAAGAAGCATGGCTAAAAGCTGTAAAAAAAGATAAACTTCCTTGGCTTAATCTACTGGATGAACCAAGTGCTGAAAAATCTATGGGAAGTGCCTACGGTATATTAGGCATACCAAGTAATGTATTAATCGATCCCAATGGGATTATAGTTGCTAAAGATTTAAGAGGAGAGGAGCTTCACGAAAAACTCTCTGTTATTTTAAAAAAATAA
- a CDS encoding TlpA disulfide reductase family protein: MNKSISGLVVFIFIVMITACSQKNADYTFSGEISGLKEGTKLELVPAATHNEEEPVASAVVTNGKFEFSGKLEEPRLFYLKVADHNGIISVMLENSEISLKAKAVFQESNNRTFVDFSDVQVSGSNANDLYMEKLAFKSKFGALHEKYYKDHDAILAAVRNAKSKAIADSLRNTDDYKAFAQAEKDFFTSVEKTSNEAILANKDSWWGPLVMLESMSYFTDEQIPLYEQFSETVKNSYYGQLVKKELYPERVVGKQAPEFTLADREGKTFNSSELMEGKKYILIDFWASWCGPCRREIPNLKHMYELYASKGLQIISISKDEDRAAWLKALDKEKMAWPNLLNKNDVDDLYFVKMIPAIFLVDASTGKVMDDKLREEALDQKLKELFQ; this comes from the coding sequence ATGAATAAAAGTATTTCAGGATTAGTAGTATTCATTTTCATAGTAATGATTACTGCATGTTCACAAAAAAACGCAGATTACACATTTAGCGGCGAAATAAGCGGACTGAAAGAGGGAACAAAATTAGAATTGGTGCCTGCTGCAACGCATAATGAAGAAGAGCCTGTTGCCAGTGCAGTTGTGACCAACGGAAAATTTGAATTTTCCGGCAAGCTGGAAGAACCTCGTCTATTCTATCTGAAAGTTGCCGATCATAATGGAATTATAAGTGTTATGCTTGAAAATTCAGAAATCAGCTTAAAAGCAAAGGCTGTTTTTCAGGAAAGTAATAATAGAACTTTTGTTGATTTTTCTGATGTTCAGGTAAGTGGTTCAAATGCAAATGATCTTTATATGGAGAAATTGGCATTTAAAAGTAAATTCGGTGCACTGCACGAAAAATATTACAAAGATCATGATGCGATATTAGCCGCCGTAAGAAATGCTAAAAGTAAAGCTATTGCAGATTCGTTAAGAAATACAGATGATTACAAAGCTTTTGCTCAAGCAGAAAAAGACTTTTTTACTAGTGTAGAGAAAACTAGTAATGAGGCTATTTTGGCAAACAAAGATTCATGGTGGGGACCTTTGGTAATGCTGGAGTCGATGAGTTATTTTACTGATGAACAAATTCCTTTGTATGAACAATTTTCGGAGACGGTTAAAAATTCTTACTATGGGCAATTGGTGAAAAAGGAACTTTATCCGGAAAGAGTTGTAGGTAAACAAGCTCCGGAGTTTACCTTGGCCGACCGGGAAGGAAAAACTTTTAACTCCTCAGAATTAATGGAAGGCAAAAAATACATTCTGATTGATTTTTGGGCATCGTGGTGTGGTCCTTGCCGAAGAGAAATACCAAATTTAAAACACATGTATGAATTGTATGCTTCGAAAGGTTTGCAAATTATCAGTATTTCCAAAGACGAAGACAGAGCCGCCTGGCTAAAAGCTTTAGACAAAGAAAAAATGGCTTGGCCTAATTTGCTGAATAAAAATGACGTAGACGATCTTTATTTTGTGAAAATGATTCCAGCTATTTTCCTTGTAGATGCATCAACCGGCAAAGTGATGGATGATAAATTGAGAGAAGAAGCATTGGATCAGAAATTAAAAGAGCTTTTTCAGTAA
- a CDS encoding RagB/SusD family nutrient uptake outer membrane protein, translating to MKFKISYIAIISLLAAMLFSSCDNYLDVLPKGEKIPTSLSDYEAFVRNEYNHLNDAEQAINLLNDVYKRPSDLSYVSLSSINYNWMGNEDRIIQNNSDEATYYYSYAAISYWNLIINNVPDATDASDAEKLELIAQAKVLRAMNYFHLTNYYAEQYDEATAATKLSVPLIISADMGAPSEQISIAKMYEFILTDLTDAIPNLPIESATLLHPDLGCGYAMLARVYLQMGDYDSALKYAQNALDQNNKLFNWKEYYTENKEQIEKEDDWSTSYPSKTMTSPENYIFRYGSSTYKNSGQSGTKAALTLSRASQFEDGDARFASKWKKKYQAPDSIYYGIRSDKFNAGGITTPEMYYIKAECLARKGGQANLDEAMLSLNTVRKTRIFDNKYADLTASSTAEAIAYIRKDKANEYVQTAIPFWDMKRFNKDVNYAQTLTKVFDNQSLELSPDSHMWVMPFPMGATSNPGNGTLVQNTPR from the coding sequence ATGAAATTTAAAATATCATATATTGCAATTATTAGTCTTTTGGCAGCCATGTTGTTCTCGTCTTGCGACAACTACCTGGATGTGTTGCCCAAAGGAGAGAAAATACCAACAAGTTTATCTGATTATGAGGCGTTTGTCCGTAATGAATACAATCACTTAAATGATGCGGAACAAGCCATTAATCTGTTGAATGACGTATACAAGCGGCCAAGTGATTTGAGTTACGTTTCCTTAAGTTCTATCAATTACAATTGGATGGGAAATGAGGATCGTATTATTCAGAACAATTCGGATGAAGCAACTTACTATTATTCCTACGCAGCCATTTCGTATTGGAATTTAATTATCAATAATGTTCCTGATGCAACCGATGCAAGTGATGCCGAAAAACTGGAATTGATTGCTCAGGCCAAGGTATTAAGAGCGATGAACTATTTTCATCTGACTAATTATTATGCAGAGCAATACGATGAAGCAACGGCTGCAACTAAATTATCTGTTCCCTTAATTATAAGTGCCGATATGGGAGCACCTTCGGAGCAGATTAGCATTGCAAAAATGTACGAATTCATTCTTACCGATTTAACAGATGCAATTCCCAATCTACCTATTGAGAGTGCTACTTTGCTGCATCCGGATTTAGGTTGTGGGTATGCAATGCTGGCAAGGGTTTATTTACAGATGGGAGATTATGATAGTGCTCTGAAGTATGCACAGAATGCTTTGGATCAAAACAATAAATTGTTCAATTGGAAGGAATACTACACTGAAAACAAAGAACAAATAGAAAAAGAAGACGATTGGTCAACAAGTTATCCTTCCAAAACCATGACCAGTCCTGAGAATTACATTTTCAGATATGGTTCCAGTACCTATAAAAATTCTGGACAATCGGGAACAAAAGCAGCACTTACATTGTCGAGAGCGTCACAATTTGAAGATGGTGATGCCCGTTTTGCCTCTAAATGGAAGAAAAAGTATCAGGCTCCGGATAGCATTTATTATGGCATACGGTCGGATAAATTTAATGCCGGTGGAATTACCACTCCTGAAATGTATTACATCAAAGCAGAGTGTTTGGCCCGTAAAGGCGGACAAGCCAATTTGGATGAAGCCATGCTAAGCTTAAATACAGTTCGTAAAACCAGAATTTTCGACAATAAATATGCTGATTTAACAGCTTCCTCAACGGCTGAGGCAATCGCTTACATCCGCAAAGATAAAGCAAATGAATACGTGCAGACAGCCATCCCATTTTGGGATATGAAACGTTTTAATAAGGATGTGAATTATGCACAAACTTTAACTAAAGTTTTCGACAATCAAAGTTTGGAATTGTCACCTGATTCGCACATGTGGGTAATGCCGTTCCCAATGGGAGCTACCAGTAATCCGGGCAATGGAACATTGGTGCAAAACACTCCCCGTTAA